The proteins below are encoded in one region of Naumovozyma castellii chromosome 6, complete genome:
- the CYS3 gene encoding cystathionine gamma-lyase CYS3 (ancestral locus Anc_7.97), giving the protein MNFNTVLFKYVSPSCARIKPSTILRYNNTFKKFHHTKMVLKATDKFATKAIHAGTHTDVHGSVIEPISLSTTFKQSSPANPVGIYEYSRSQNPNRENLENAIAALENGKYGLAFSSGSATTATVLQSLPQGSHAISIGDVYGGTHRYFTKVANAHGVETTFTNDLLKELPNLVKENTKLVWIESPTNPTLKVTDIQAVADAIKSLNKDIILVVDNTFLSPYLSNPLDFGADIVVHSATKYINGHSDVVLGVLATNDKALYEKLQFLQNAIGAIPSPFDSWLAHRGLKTLHLRVRQASLNATKIAQFLQSSPLVKAVNYPGLPTHENYAVVQKQHREALGGGMISFRIQGGSEAASKFSSSTRLFTLAESLGGIESLLEVPAVMTHGGIPKEAREASGVYDDLVRLSVGIEDGDDLLDDIKQALEIAAKK; this is encoded by the coding sequence ATGAACTTTAACACTGTGCTCTTCAAGTATGTCTCTCCTTCTTGTGCCAGAATAAAACCATCAACTATACTCAGGTATAACAACactttcaagaaatttcatcataCAAAAATGGTTCTAAAGGCTACTGATAAATTCGCTACCAAGGCTATTCATGCCGGTACTCACACTGACGTTCACGGCTCCGTCATCGAACCAATCTCTTTGTCTACCACTTTCAAGCAATCTTCTCCTGCTAATCCAGTCGGCATTTACGAATATTCAAGATCTCAAAACCCAAACAGagaaaatttggaaaatgcCATTGCTGCTTTGGAAAATGGTAAATACGGGTTAGCCTTCTCCTCTGGGTCTGCTACCACAGCCACTGTCTTACAATCCCTTCCACAAGGCTCTCATGCCATCTCCATCGGTGACGTTTATGGTGGTACCCACAGATATTTCACCAAGGTTGCTAACGCTCACGGTGTCGAAACTACCTTCACTAACGATCTATTGAAAGAACTACCCAACTTGGTCAAGGAAAACACTAAACTGGTATGGATTGAATCTCCAACAAACCCAACTTTAAAGGTAACAGACATTCAAGCCGTAGCAGACGCCATTAAGTCGTTAAATAAAGATATCATCCTAGTGGTAGACAACACTTTCCTATCCCCATATCTATCAAACCCACTAGACTTCGGTGCAGACATCGTTGTCCACTCCGCCACCAAGTACATTAACGGTCATTCAGACGTTGTCCTTGGTGTCCTTGCCACTAACGATAAGGCCCtttatgaaaaattacaattctTACAAAACGCCATCGGTGCCATCCCATCTCCATTCGACAGTTGGTTAGCTCACAGAGGTTTGAAGACTCTACACTTGCGTGTCAGACAAGCTTCTTTGAACGCCACCAAGATCGCACAATTCCTACAATCTAGCCCTCTAGTCAAGGCTGTCAACTACCCAGGTTTACCAACTCATGAAAACTACGCCGTAGTGCAAAAGCAACATCGTGAAGCCCTAGGTGGTGGTATGATCTCTTTCAGAATTCAAGGTGGTAGTGAAGCTGCTTCCAAATTCTCCTCTTCTACTAGATTATTCACTTTGGCTGAATCCCTAGGTGGGATCGAATCCTTATTGGAAGTGCCAGCCGTCATGACTCATGGTGGTATTCCAAAGGAGGCTAGAGAAGCTTCAGGTGTGTACGATGACTTGGTTAGATTGTCCGTCGGTATTGAAGACGGTGACGATTTGTTGGATGACATTAAGCAAGCTTTGGAAATCGCCGCTAAGAAATAG
- the RPS15 gene encoding 40S ribosomal protein uS19 (ancestral locus Anc_7.95), which produces MSAAVAARKRVFKSHSYRGVELEKLMEMSTEEFVKLAPARVRRRFARGLSSKPAGLMKKLRAAKLAAPENEKPTPVRTHLRNMIIVPEMIGSVVGVYNGKSFNTVEIRPEMLGHYLGEFSITYTPVRHGRAGATTSRFIPLK; this is translated from the coding sequence ATGTCCGCCGCTGTTGCCGCCAGAAAGAGAGTTTTCAAGTCCCACTCCTACAGAGGTGTCgaattagaaaaattaatggaAATGTCCACTGAAGAATTCGTCAAGTTGGCTCCAGCTAGAgttagaagaagattcgCTCGTGGTTTGTCTTCCAAGCCAGCTGgtttgatgaagaaattgagaGCTGCTAAGTTGGCTGCCCCAGAAAACGAAAAACCAACTCCAGTGAGAACTCATTTGAGAAACATGATCATTGTTCCAGAAATGATCGGTTCCGTCGTTGGTGTCTACAACGGTAAGTCTTTCAACACCGTTGAAATTAGACCAGAAATGTTGGGTCACTACTTGGGTGAATTCTCCATTACTTACACTCCAGTTAGACACGGTAGAGCTGGTGCCACCACCTCCCGTTTCATCCCATTGAAATAG
- the DEP1 gene encoding Rpd3L histone deacetylase complex subunit DEP1 (ancestral locus Anc_7.94), producing the protein MSEQDSTTLNTETTKTKQTTTESNLPTPELTDKNLHLLKRTSQDNIKNLEEDEESALSNLDFNNQEDTELNNLNLSEYCISSDADTEKMGSDILQETDELRPKLIQLVMKNDEIVNDEQQSEAIENATTLPIESNNDITVSSERKHDIDEVDDTVESSKRVKLDDENLAPPIINTNSEPNNKVEEVEEEVAADEDDDNEVGDEEDEADDEEDENEDETKFALPEVQNDKEIPPYSDEGTLVRSTADTIPDQYDTSVKTETAPLVEEPKLEKNVTEEEGNEAEEEEEDEDEEERIEEDEQSTAIIDMEKQRLDALKEITDIEHKFAELRQKLYENKMVRLETELQMCLEGSHPELQGYYQAIASIRDYKLRRAYQKQKYELQCIDKETHATRTFIHQDFYRKVNDERNKLLTETTQTWYDINKERRELDISVPNHGYHVPIKLADQTLSCITGYAGPAQLKLEGESVSENLQCENINFKYRSNPVDKLEVIVDRMRLNNELSDLQGLKKYFNAFPGAPTLNGLKESEINDDFNQISR; encoded by the coding sequence ATGAGTGAACAGGACTCCACTACACTTAACACTGAAACTACTAAGACGAAACAAACCACGACTGAAAGTAATCTACCAACTCCTGAACTAACCGATAAGAATTTACACTTATTGAAGAGAACTAGTCAGgataatattaagaatttggaagaagacgaagaaAGTGCTTTGAGTAATTTGGATTTTAACAATCAAGAAGATActgaattgaataatttgaatctttcaGAATATTGCATTTCTAGTGACGCTGACACAGAGAAAATGGGGTCTGATATTCTTCAAGAGACTGATGAATTACGTCCAAAGTTGATTCAATTGgtaatgaaaaatgatgaaattgtgAATGATGAACAACAAAGTGAAGCAATTGAGAATGCTACAACACTCCCAATTGaaagtaataatgatataaCCGTGTCGTCGGAGAGGAAACATGACATTGATGAAGTAGATGATACTGTTGAGTCTTCCAAGAGAGTGAAgttagatgatgaaaacTTGGCACcaccaataataaacaCAAACTCCGAACCTAATAATAAAGTAGAAgaagtagaagaagaagttgctgcagatgaagatgacgatAATGAAGTCGGagatgaagaggatgaagctgatgatgaagaggatgagaatgaagatgagACCAAATTTGCTCTCCCGGAAGTACAAAATGATAAAGAGATACCGCCTTATTCAGATGAGGGAACCCTTGTTCGATCAACGGCTGATACCATTCCGGATCAGTATGATACATCAGTGAAAACGGAAACTGCACCTTTAGTAGAGGAACCTAAATTGGAGAAGAATGTAACGGAGGAAGAGGGAAACGAggctgaagaagaagaagaggacgaagatgaagaggaaagaattgaagaagatgaacaaTCCACAGCTATTATTGATATGGAGAAGCAACGTCTTGATGCgttgaaagaaataacGGACATTGAACATAAATTTGCAGAATTAAGACAGAAATTgtatgaaaataaaatggTACGCTTAGAGACTGAATTACAAATGTGTCTGGAGGGATCCCATCCTGAATTACAAGGTTATTATCAAGCCATTGCCTCGATTCGTGATTATAAACTTCGTAGAGCATACCAAAAgcaaaaatatgaattacAATGTATTGATAAGGAAACACATGCGACAAGGACGTTTATTCATCAAGATTTTTATAGGAAAGTTAATGATGAAAggaataaattattaacaGAGACCACACAAACGTGGTATGATATTAACAAGGAAAGAAGAGAATTAGATATAAGTGTACCTAACCATGGTTATCATGTGCCCATTAAGCTTGCGGATCAAACTTTAAGTTGTATAACAGGGTATGCTGGACCTGCTCAATTGAAACTTGAAGGGGAATCAGTGTCtgaaaatcttcaatgtgaaaatattaatttcaaatatagGAGTAACCCTGTGGATAAATTAGAAGTTATTGTGGATAGAATGAGgttgaataatgaattaagTGATTTACAAGgtttaaagaaatacttCAATGCGTTCCCTGGTGCTCCGACTTTAAATGGATTAAAGGAATCtgaaataaatgatgattttaatcAAATTTCCAGATAA
- the SYN8 gene encoding syntaxin (ancestral locus Anc_7.92) has translation MQNIQLSCELQLDKLTDLIEERHRLISTLNIPPSTDDNIRLKTLLNKIISILNEICDSPIEKKDDLDTFQGYIDRYNELLTQIGGMSLDLDIYRFEKTLKLMANSSDEISSTTSTSTSKKVRFDDDIQYKDASPLQSQFQPYKDNPDEEQEQEELSQDKAQLFSSFHANETSRSDYQSSSSTNLISNQELFIQQQQKLMEQDSHLDHLSGSVQRSHGISLDINNEVTNQNEELLTDLENLVDNSGRGLERAKRRLEIFEKTARDNGPCFTIVVLIIILFFLLVIL, from the coding sequence ATGCAGAACATTCAACTTTCATGCGAATTACAACTTGATAAATTGACAGACTTGATAGAGGAGAGGCATAGGCTAATATCAACCCTTAACATTCCACCATCCACGGACGATAATATCAGATTAAAGACACTCCTGAATAAGATCATTAGTATACTGAACGAAATATGCGACTCACCCATTGAGAAAAAGGATGATTTGGACACGTTCCAAGGTTACATTGATAGATATAATGAGCTACTTACCCAAATCGGGGGCATGTCACTTGACCTAGACATTTATAGATTTGAGAAGACCTTAAAACTAATGGCAAACTCGTCTGATGAGATAAGTAGTACCACTAGCACGTCTACTTCAAAGAAAGTCAGGTTTGATGATGACATACAGTACAAGGACGCTTCACCTTTACAGTCGCAATTTCAACCATACAAGGATAATCCAGAcgaagaacaagaacaagaagagtTAAGTCAGGATAAGGCTCAATTATTCTCGTCATTTCATGCTAATGAAACAAGTCGATCCGACTATCAATCCTCTTCATCTACGAATTTAATCTCGAATCAGGAGCTTTTCATTCAGCAGCAACAGAAATTGATGGAACAAGATTCTCATCTGGATCACCTGTCAGGATCTGTGCAAAGGTCTCATGGGATATCTTTGGATATTAACAACGAGGTAACAAAccaaaatgaagaattactAACAGATTTGGAGAATTTAGTGGACAATAGTGGGAGAGGCCTGGAGAGAGCTAAACGTAGattggaaatatttgaaaagacaGCAAGGGATAACGGACCTTGCTTCACTATTGTTGTtctgataataatactgTTCTTCTTGCTTGTTATCCTGTGA
- the NTG1 gene encoding bifunctional N-glycosylase/AP lyase NTG1 (ancestral locus Anc_7.89), with the protein MAVVLRKRTRKSLKLEVEPETESKYFKKSKTVKKEKSKVITTTKRTKKIKTEATSVITNTFQDDVDTDWVKTLNNKDYFEWLATRTGNVPNRWSVPLPGNAFENNTGKPIPKNFKKIYMRLRNMRSTIITPVDLIGGSSIPMTIGQKCGIPKDKIEPKNYRYQVLTSVMLSAQTKDEVTARGVENIMRYCIEELNISQGLTLEGILQIDEETLDQLIKQVGFHTRKAKFIKQTAQMLVDNFQSDVPTDIPGLLSLPGVGPKMAYLTLQKAWGRMAGICVDVHVHRFCRLFKWVNPKSKNPEETRKELESWLPHPLWREINSLLVGYGQIIDRARGKIPTDIIKKENDKPKKENKYLEFESLEQDFRKHMTDYEGWVRYLNAEANKIKDEEDIKAEAILDSSDISNIHSDITVKEEDNHLIPEDLATLEDIKMETDNSSIAVKKEES; encoded by the coding sequence ATGGCCGTGGTATTAAGAAAGAGAACCAGAAAATCCTTGAAATTGGAAGTGGAGCCTGAGACAGAATcgaaatatttcaagaaatccAAAACGGTtaagaaggagaagagTAAGGTCATTACAACGACGAAACgtacaaaaaaaattaagacAGAGGCCACATCGGTGATTACAAACACATTCCAAGATGATGTGGACACTGATTGGGTTAAAACTTTGAATAACAAGGACTATTTTGAATGGTTAGCCACTAGAACAGGGAACGTTCCAAATAGATGGAGTGTACCATTGCCTGGTAATGCCTTCGAGAATAATACGGGGAAACCCATACCAAAGAATTTTAAGAAGATTTATATGAGATTAAGGAATATGAGAAGTACTATCATAACGCCGGTCGACCTCATCGGTGGATCTTCCATTCCGATGACGATAGGCCAAAAATGCGGTATTCCAAAGGATAAAATTGAACCAAAGAATTACAGGTACCAAGTATTGACAAGTGTTATGTTATCTGCCCAAACGAAAGATGAAGTTACTGCTAGAGGAgtagaaaatataatgcGATATTGTATCGAggaattgaatatttctcAAGGCCTCACTTTAGAGGGGATACTTCAAATTGATGAGGAGACCTTAgatcaattgattaaaCAGGTTGGATTCCATACTAGGAAAGcaaaatttatcaaacaAACTGCTCAGATGTTGGTAGATAATTTTCAATCGGATGTTCCCACTGATATACCAGGTCTACTATCGTTACCAGGTGTAGGTCCAAAGATGGCATATCTAACCTTACAAAAGGCATGGGGCAGAATGGCTGGGATCTGTGTGGATGTTCATGTGCACCGTTTCTGTAGGCTATTCAAATGGGTAAATCCAAAAAGTAAAAACCCTGAAGAAACTAGGAAGGAATTAGAAAGTTGGTTACCACATCCTCTTTGGCGTGAAATTAATAGTTTATTGGTTGGATATGGTCAAATTATTGATAGGGCAAGAGGTAAGATACCGACagatattatcaaaaaggAGAATGATAAGCCAAAAAAAGAGAATAAATATCtggaatttgaaagtttaGAACAGGATTTTAGGAAGCATATGACAGATTATGAAGGTTGGGTTAGGTATTTAAACGCAGAAGCAAATAAgattaaagatgaagaggacATTAAGGCTGAGGCAATTTTGGATAGCAGTGACATTTCTAATATACATAGCGATATTACTGTTAAGGAGGAAGATAATCATCTCATCCCAGAAGATTTAGCAACTTTAGAGGACATAAAAATGGAAACCGACAATTCTTCTATAGCTGTGAAGAAAGAGGAAAGCTAG
- the TPD3 gene encoding protein phosphatase 2A structural subunit TPD3 (ancestral locus Anc_7.88): MEPEADVYPLALLMDELKHDDVSTRVEAMKKLDKIALALGPERTRDELIPFLVEVAQDDEDEVFAVLAEELGQFVPFVGGSKYATVLLPPLEILATTEETLVREKAVDSLNTIAKELSTDQVLQNIIPLIERLANADWFSSKVSACGLFKSVIFRVKDDSLRKDLFQLYSHLAQDETPMVRRAVGKNLPPLIDLLSENPDLSTNQDWEFISNIFQIIINDNQDSVKFLGVDCLISISKFFNIKNDPSHSQELLNSAIKLINDEAWRVRYMAADRFEDLTAQFANNQEYINELIEPFLNLCDDNEGDVRKAIATQIPGFAKLINDPTLLLTKIIPIIQNLSMDEIEDVRAALALKVNNIAELLTKEQAIQHLSPILLNMLRDEFPDVRLNIISNLKVINDVIGIELLSESLLPAITELAKDVNWRVRLAIIEYIPILAKQLGVEFFNNQSCELSLSWLWDTVFSVRNAAVKNLTDLTEIFGSDWCRDEIIPKLLQLDSQLLENFIYRFTLLTTLTSLSKVVAPKVIVDQILPFIVKLADDEVPNIRFNVAKSYPVIMETLRKDSENHTALINDTINPSLQKLCKDDDVDVRFFANESLEKCKSLISA; the protein is encoded by the coding sequence atggaaCCTGAAGCTGATGTGTATCCATTGGCTCTCCTAATGGACGAGCTAAAACACGACGACGTCTCTACGAGAGTGGAAGCcatgaagaaattagatAAAATTGCCCTCGCATTGGGTCCAGAAAGAACCAGGGACGAATTGATTCCCTTCTTAGTCGAGGTCGCtcaagatgatgaagacgaaGTGTTTGCCGTGTTGGCAGAAGAATTAGGTCAATTTGTTCCATTTGTTGGTGGTTCTAAATATGCAACCGTTCTATTACCTCCTTTAGAGATTCTTGCTACTACGGAGGAAACTCTTGTTCGTGAAAAGGCTGTGGATTCTTTAAACACTATTGCCAAGGAATTATCCACCGATCAAGTTTTACAAAACATTATTCCATTGATTGAAAGATTGGCAAACGCAGATTGGTTCTCCTCTAAAGTCTCTGCATGTGGGCTATTTAAATCTGTCATTTTCAGAGTTAAAGATGATTCTCTAAGAAAGgatcttttccaattatACTCACATTTGGCACAAGATGAAACACCAATGGTAAGAAGAGCCGTTGGGAAGAATTTACCACCTTTAATCGACTTACTTTCAGAAAATCCAGATTTATCCACAAATCAAGACTGGGAATTTATTtctaatattttccagattattattaatgataatCAAGATTCTGTTAAATTTTTGGGTGTTGATTGtttgatttcaatttctaaGTTTTTCAACATTAAAAATGATCCATCTCATTCGCAAGAACTACTAAACTCTGCGATtaaattgattaatgatgaagctTGGAGAGTTCGTTATATGGCAGCTGAtagatttgaagatttgacAGCTCAATTTGCCAACAatcaagaatatattaatgaattaattgagcCTTTCCTAAATTTATgtgatgataatgaaggtGATGTGAGGAAGGCTATTGCAACTCAAATCCCAGGGTTTGCTAAACTAATTAATGATCCAACTTTGTTATTAACAAAGattattccaataataCAAAATCTAAGTatggatgaaattgaagatgttaGGGCTGCTTTGGCTTTGAAAGTTAACAACATTGCTGAATTATTAACTAAAGAACAAGCTATTCAGCATTTATCGCCAATATTGTTAAACATGCTAAGAGATGAATTTCCTGATGTTcgtttgaatattatttccaatttgaaagtgATAAATGATGTGATTGgcattgaattattatccGAATCGTTATTACCTGCTATTACAGAATTAGCTAAAGATGTAAACTGGAGAGTTAGATTGGctattattgaatatattccaATCTTAGCGAAACAATTAGGTgtagaatttttcaataatcaATCATGTGAGTTATCTCTTTCATGGTTATGGGATACTGTTTTTTCTGTGAGAAATGCAGCTGTTAAGAATCTTACCGATTTAACCGAAATCTTTGGCTCTGATTGGTGTCGCgatgaaattattccaaaacTACTACAATTAGATTCtcaattattagaaaatttcatttacAGATTCACATTATTGACTACTTTAACATCATTATCTAAAGTGGTTGCACCAAAAGTTATCGTTGACCAAATATTACCTTTTATTGTAAAGTTAgcagatgatgaagttcCAAATATCAGATTTAATGTTGCAAAATCATACCCTGTAATAATGGAAACACTACGAAAAGATTCAGAGAACCATACAGCGTTAATAAATGATACCATTAATCCTTCTTTACAAAAATTATGTAAGGATGACGATGTCGATGTAAGGTTTTTTGCAAACGAAAGTCTTGAGAAATGTAAGAGTTTAATTTCGGCATAG